The following coding sequences lie in one Alloacidobacterium dinghuense genomic window:
- a CDS encoding branched-chain amino acid transaminase, whose protein sequence is MPIQPTSKIWHNGNLIPWDKAQIHVMSHVVHYGSSVFEGIRCYGQPQGAAVFRLPEHMQRLIDSAKIYRMTLPYSLDQLSNAVVELIEANGVAPCYIRPIALRGYGEVGVNPKNSPIEVYIVNYPWGKYVAGDDGADVCVSSWSRPAPNTLPTLAKAGANYMNSQLIRMEADINGYAEGIALDVNGYASEGSGENLFVVRNGVIYTSPLANSVLAGITRDSVLTLARHLGITVVEQALPRELLYIADEVFFTGTAAEVTPIRSIDRIPVADGNPGPITKQLADEFFGIANGLKPDRFGWLTPVNVNVEQTVTV, encoded by the coding sequence ATGCCCATTCAGCCCACCAGCAAGATCTGGCACAATGGCAACCTCATCCCCTGGGATAAAGCCCAGATCCACGTCATGAGCCACGTAGTCCACTACGGCTCGTCCGTCTTTGAGGGCATTCGCTGCTACGGGCAGCCACAAGGAGCAGCCGTCTTCCGCCTGCCCGAGCATATGCAGCGCCTCATCGACTCGGCCAAGATTTACCGCATGACGCTGCCCTATTCACTCGACCAGCTTTCGAACGCCGTCGTCGAGCTCATCGAAGCTAACGGTGTGGCGCCCTGCTACATCCGGCCTATTGCTCTTCGTGGATACGGCGAAGTTGGGGTCAATCCGAAGAACTCGCCCATTGAGGTCTACATCGTCAACTACCCCTGGGGCAAGTACGTCGCCGGAGATGACGGCGCCGATGTCTGCGTCTCTTCCTGGAGCCGTCCGGCGCCCAACACGTTGCCAACGCTCGCGAAAGCAGGCGCCAACTACATGAACTCGCAGCTCATCCGCATGGAAGCCGACATCAATGGATACGCCGAAGGCATCGCCCTCGACGTAAACGGCTACGCCTCTGAAGGGTCGGGCGAGAACCTCTTCGTCGTGCGCAACGGAGTCATCTACACTTCGCCGCTGGCCAACTCCGTCCTCGCCGGCATCACCCGCGACTCGGTGCTCACCCTTGCGCGCCACCTCGGCATTACGGTCGTTGAGCAGGCTCTGCCGCGCGAACTCCTCTATATCGCCGACGAAGTCTTCTTCACCGGAACCGCCGCCGAAGTCACGCCCATCCGCTCGATCGATCGCATCCCGGTAGCCGACGGCAACCCCGGCCCCATCACCAAGCAGCTGGCCGATGAATTCTTCGGCATAGCCAACGGCCTCAAACCCGACCGCTTTGGCTGGCTTACGCCGGTCAACGTCAACGTAGAGCAAACCGTCACGGTCTAG
- a CDS encoding response regulator transcription factor, whose product MGTILVIEDDARIQKAVQRLFASEGYEIKSSNDGRQGLEIFRGSTPDAVVLDLMLPSMSGRELCKSMKQSSPDTPVVVLSAISEVADKVLLLELGADDYVTKPFSPRELLARVQAAIRRSRRSRPGPAAHFGDVQVDFAKMEVTKGGKKIALTAHEFKLLRFFLENAERVISREELLNEVWGYNFYPSTRTVDNQMLKLRQKLEIDPANPVHFCTVHGVGYRFVQSPQA is encoded by the coding sequence ATGGGTACGATTCTGGTTATCGAAGACGATGCGCGGATACAAAAGGCGGTTCAGCGCCTGTTTGCCTCCGAAGGATACGAAATCAAGAGTTCGAATGACGGCAGGCAGGGGTTGGAGATCTTTCGCGGATCCACTCCGGATGCGGTTGTTCTGGACCTGATGCTTCCCAGCATGTCAGGGCGGGAATTGTGCAAGTCCATGAAGCAAAGTTCTCCTGACACTCCGGTTGTGGTCTTGAGCGCCATTTCTGAAGTCGCCGACAAGGTGCTGCTGTTGGAACTTGGCGCTGACGATTACGTGACCAAGCCGTTTAGCCCGAGAGAGTTGTTGGCAAGAGTGCAGGCAGCGATACGGCGATCCAGGCGCTCTCGGCCAGGCCCGGCCGCGCACTTTGGCGATGTGCAGGTGGACTTTGCCAAAATGGAAGTGACAAAGGGCGGAAAGAAGATCGCATTGACGGCGCATGAGTTCAAGCTGCTCAGATTTTTTCTCGAAAATGCGGAACGCGTGATCAGCCGCGAAGAACTGTTGAACGAAGTCTGGGGATATAACTTCTATCCTTCAACCCGGACCGTTGATAACCAGATGCTTAAGCTCCGCCAGAAGCTTGAAATCGATCCTGCGAATCCAGTTCATTTTTGCACGGTTCATGGAGTAGGCTACAGGTTCGTGCAGAGTCCGCAAGCTTAA
- a CDS encoding right-handed parallel beta-helix repeat-containing protein has product MSSFKYIFLATLFSAAALSMAQSAVPSVNQRVFYLDCMAAQSGDGSSGQSAWNSLDLLQKRSFNPGDTIYIRRGSECHGRLAPQGSGSMHAPIRITAYGEGARPKIIAAATSEESFRLFNQEYWEIDSLDFSGGRTYGIFISGDKGILHHIHLKNLAVHDVLGGEMKSKDNGLVLITPGSADQRFDDVLVDGVTAWNTHEWMGIMIGGGRFGYPPESSWSTNVVIRNSTVHDVQGDGIVLFRGRAGKIESSVAWNTGMQITETTGTPNAIWTWMCDDCTVSQNEAFLTDSPGVDGGAFDIDYGNTKNSVIDNYGHDTQGYCVAVFGAGFITRESVVRGNVCVNNGRSPRMANYQGAIFLLTWNGGSIDGLTVENNTVYWSPYEKAPALLNDAQIATGTGVFRNNKIYSTSPWLTRSNSLLAFDANQYAYFGESRPEWTWNGQGFRSLTQMQQSVQQEKESKFDQRPFAQWSSVFQRTIPQAPDTRIFDQRFTDDAGHPFAITREDKSWRLYCWLPVSFDENGLINDEALKQIVFLKSLDQQYRARGLQTTLLLTPPSSISVASSVMHNAISDLDLKGMPVAYAVRNSDTDQAYTILVSPKGEVIQQWEGFAGPAELGLAARSWLGEPAYSQMGVNAND; this is encoded by the coding sequence ATGTCATCGTTCAAATACATTTTCCTTGCGACCCTCTTTTCTGCGGCGGCTCTCAGCATGGCACAGAGCGCGGTTCCATCGGTAAATCAGAGAGTCTTTTATCTCGACTGTATGGCAGCGCAGTCGGGAGATGGCTCTTCGGGGCAATCTGCCTGGAACAGCCTCGATCTGTTGCAGAAACGATCATTCAATCCCGGCGACACAATCTATATCCGCCGCGGATCCGAGTGCCACGGAAGGCTGGCGCCGCAAGGCTCCGGCAGCATGCATGCGCCGATCCGCATCACCGCATACGGCGAAGGCGCGCGCCCCAAAATAATCGCCGCGGCTACGAGCGAGGAGTCTTTCCGTCTCTTCAATCAGGAATATTGGGAAATCGATTCGCTGGATTTCTCCGGGGGCCGCACGTACGGAATCTTCATCAGCGGCGACAAAGGGATCTTGCATCACATTCACCTGAAGAACCTGGCCGTACACGACGTGCTGGGCGGCGAGATGAAAAGCAAGGACAATGGCCTGGTGCTGATCACACCCGGAAGCGCTGATCAGCGCTTCGATGACGTACTGGTGGATGGAGTCACCGCGTGGAACACGCACGAATGGATGGGCATCATGATCGGCGGCGGCAGATTCGGATACCCTCCGGAAAGCAGCTGGAGCACGAATGTCGTCATCCGCAACTCGACGGTTCACGATGTTCAGGGCGATGGTATCGTCCTTTTTCGCGGGCGTGCCGGGAAGATCGAATCGAGCGTGGCGTGGAACACCGGAATGCAGATTACCGAGACCACAGGTACGCCAAACGCCATCTGGACGTGGATGTGCGATGACTGCACCGTGTCGCAGAACGAAGCCTTCCTCACAGACAGCCCCGGCGTCGATGGTGGCGCATTCGACATTGATTACGGCAACACAAAGAATTCTGTCATCGACAACTACGGACATGACACGCAGGGCTACTGCGTCGCCGTCTTCGGCGCGGGCTTTATCACCCGCGAAAGTGTAGTGCGAGGAAACGTCTGTGTAAATAACGGACGCAGTCCGCGCATGGCGAACTATCAGGGCGCCATCTTTCTGCTCACATGGAATGGAGGATCGATCGACGGTCTGACCGTTGAGAACAACACGGTTTATTGGAGTCCTTACGAGAAAGCTCCGGCACTGTTGAACGACGCGCAGATTGCGACCGGAACCGGAGTGTTTCGAAATAACAAGATCTATTCCACGTCTCCATGGCTGACCAGGAGCAATAGCCTCCTGGCATTTGACGCGAACCAGTACGCTTACTTTGGCGAGTCAAGGCCCGAATGGACATGGAATGGCCAAGGCTTTCGAAGCCTAACGCAGATGCAACAATCGGTGCAGCAGGAGAAAGAGAGCAAGTTCGATCAACGACCCTTCGCACAATGGTCAAGCGTCTTTCAACGGACAATCCCACAAGCCCCCGACACGAGAATCTTTGATCAGCGTTTCACCGATGATGCCGGTCATCCGTTTGCGATTACGCGCGAAGATAAATCCTGGCGTCTGTACTGCTGGCTACCCGTCTCCTTCGACGAGAATGGGCTGATAAATGACGAGGCTTTGAAGCAAATCGTATTTCTCAAGAGCCTCGACCAGCAGTATCGCGCACGTGGGCTGCAGACCACTCTTCTATTGACGCCGCCCAGTTCGATTTCCGTAGCAAGCAGCGTAATGCACAACGCGATCAGTGACCTTGATTTGAAAGGTATGCCTGTCGCCTACGCAGTGCGGAACTCAGATACAGACCAGGCCTATACGATCCTGGTCTCTCCGAAAGGCGAAGTGATCCAGCAATGGGAAGGATTCGCTGGTCCCGCGGAGTTGGGTCTTGCTGCAAGGTCATGGCTCGGTGAACCCGCATATTCGCAAATGGGAGTGAACGCAAATGATTAA
- a CDS encoding nucleotidyltransferase family protein, with translation MQPHPIGNGICAPRIPREVAALIAALQLKGANTEALMRLEDREWESLLRFCDPSHLTLPLSQVESRGFPEWVVERLQRNAADNAERFTHVKSAYQEVAVVFRECGVDCVVLKGFTQAPEFVANTRLRQQSDLDLYCPKKMIRSAKAALESIGYQPENIQDYSRADHLPTMIRHGDWQWRGNAFDPDMPLSVELHFCLWNEDVSRFSVPELDNFWERRITRSLEDISFRALDPVDHLGYLALHILRGLLLADWVIHHVHELATFLHRHAKDDRFWKTWKERHSTFFRALQAIAFFHAMSWFCCDVHEEVLSTCRQLDEGIQEWLRRFTGASLEGMFRQNKKWVWLHASLLKSPVEKRQFLRQALLPSVIPTMSTPSVRLKNREPRRFGRSHLYGQYLSYLASRVATHAYLIPATLFQGLALWLSQRQPRKQL, from the coding sequence ATGCAGCCTCATCCTATCGGCAACGGCATATGCGCTCCTCGCATTCCCCGTGAGGTCGCTGCTCTGATAGCAGCATTGCAGCTTAAGGGCGCGAATACCGAAGCGCTTATGCGGCTCGAAGATCGTGAGTGGGAATCACTCCTACGGTTTTGCGATCCTTCACACCTAACTTTGCCCCTGTCCCAGGTGGAATCGCGTGGATTCCCTGAATGGGTAGTAGAACGCCTGCAAAGGAATGCTGCGGACAATGCGGAACGCTTTACGCACGTAAAGTCAGCATATCAAGAAGTGGCGGTCGTTTTCCGTGAGTGCGGCGTTGATTGTGTCGTGCTCAAAGGCTTCACCCAGGCTCCGGAGTTCGTGGCAAATACTCGGCTTCGTCAACAGTCCGATCTCGATTTGTACTGCCCGAAGAAAATGATCCGGAGCGCGAAGGCTGCTTTGGAGTCCATCGGCTATCAGCCGGAAAATATCCAGGACTATAGCCGTGCCGATCATCTGCCCACGATGATTCGTCATGGCGACTGGCAGTGGCGCGGCAATGCGTTTGATCCTGATATGCCGCTCTCGGTCGAGCTTCATTTCTGTTTATGGAATGAAGATGTCTCAAGGTTTTCTGTGCCTGAGCTGGACAACTTCTGGGAGCGCCGAATCACACGTTCACTAGAGGACATTTCATTCCGCGCGCTGGATCCTGTCGATCATCTTGGCTATCTGGCCCTTCACATCCTTCGTGGCTTGCTCCTCGCTGATTGGGTAATTCATCATGTACACGAATTGGCTACCTTTCTACACAGGCATGCGAAGGATGACCGGTTTTGGAAGACTTGGAAGGAGAGACACAGCACCTTTTTTCGCGCATTGCAGGCCATAGCGTTCTTTCACGCCATGTCGTGGTTTTGCTGCGACGTCCATGAAGAGGTCTTGTCCACATGCCGGCAGTTGGATGAAGGCATTCAGGAGTGGCTGCGCCGGTTCACTGGAGCTTCATTGGAAGGCATGTTTCGACAAAACAAGAAGTGGGTCTGGCTGCATGCATCGCTGCTGAAATCTCCAGTGGAAAAACGCCAGTTTCTCCGACAGGCGCTTTTGCCCTCCGTTATTCCAACAATGAGCACACCGTCCGTGCGCCTGAAGAATAGGGAGCCCAGACGTTTTGGACGTTCACATCTTTACGGCCAGTATCTTTCTTATCTTGCATCGCGCGTTGCAACGCACGCATACCTTATTCCCGCGACGCTCTTTCAAGGTCTAGCCTTGTGGCTGTCACAACGCCAACCCAGGAAGCAACTCTGA
- a CDS encoding cupredoxin domain-containing protein yields the protein MTRLPKLAALLIAGILALLPASLHAQDASQTIEVHAHRFSFEPAEITVKQGETVHLHLVSDDVAHSLLIKDLDVNQAVSKGHPADVTFTAKNAGDFHGKCGKFCGSGHGSMVFTVHVTPN from the coding sequence ATGACGAGATTACCGAAATTAGCAGCCTTATTAATCGCGGGCATTCTCGCGCTCTTGCCTGCGTCGTTGCATGCGCAGGATGCATCACAGACGATCGAAGTCCATGCCCACCGCTTCAGTTTTGAACCCGCGGAAATCACAGTCAAACAGGGCGAAACAGTCCATCTACATCTCGTTTCCGACGACGTCGCACATAGCCTTTTGATCAAGGACCTCGATGTCAATCAGGCAGTCTCAAAGGGTCATCCCGCTGACGTGACGTTCACGGCGAAAAACGCCGGCGATTTTCATGGTAAGTGTGGAAAATTCTGCGGCAGCGGACACGGGTCGATGGTCTTTACAGTTCACGTAACGCCAAATTAG
- a CDS encoding aldolase translates to MPQVDLPLRARFFPLGFPLELATNSKAVMAAAEESWKHFRSQLVEEVLELHIAVQDADGSSTLPPAPVYSQQWNTWLCVADANNFVMCDPNHGRSFGSVAQSTVDSSLYFRYHFLEAAAMWMISARTAPVHAACVSIFNSGMLLCGDSGAGKSSLAYAAARAGWTYLTDDASYLLLNGTNHQVVGNSHSIRFRNSGVELFPELEGRRITPRAAGKPAIEVPTTELHNLVTTDSAIVEYIIFLNRRSMNSDSLVPLSKESVLPWFMQFITGANESRVSQEAALKALLSVPIYELRYSTLDWAVQRLDKLATSGR, encoded by the coding sequence ATGCCGCAAGTGGATCTTCCGCTGCGCGCCAGGTTTTTTCCGCTTGGGTTTCCGCTTGAATTGGCTACGAATTCTAAAGCAGTGATGGCCGCGGCGGAAGAAAGCTGGAAACACTTCCGCTCGCAACTTGTAGAGGAGGTTTTAGAGCTTCACATCGCTGTACAGGATGCTGATGGCAGCTCAACACTGCCTCCGGCGCCGGTCTACAGTCAGCAGTGGAACACATGGCTGTGTGTCGCCGACGCCAACAACTTTGTCATGTGCGATCCAAATCACGGCCGTTCATTCGGATCGGTTGCGCAATCGACGGTCGACTCGTCCTTATATTTCCGCTACCACTTTCTGGAAGCGGCAGCTATGTGGATGATCAGCGCGCGCACAGCGCCCGTTCATGCCGCTTGTGTATCCATATTCAATTCCGGAATGCTGCTATGCGGTGATTCGGGAGCCGGTAAGTCGTCGCTGGCTTATGCCGCGGCCCGTGCCGGCTGGACTTATTTGACTGATGATGCCAGTTATCTTCTTTTGAACGGCACGAACCATCAGGTTGTGGGCAACAGTCATAGCATTCGCTTCCGCAATTCCGGAGTCGAGCTCTTTCCGGAACTGGAAGGACGTCGCATTACTCCTCGTGCGGCAGGCAAGCCAGCGATTGAAGTTCCAACCACTGAGCTGCACAATCTTGTCACAACGGATTCGGCAATCGTGGAGTACATTATCTTCCTCAACCGCCGAAGTATGAATAGCGATTCTCTCGTGCCGCTCTCAAAGGAGTCTGTGCTGCCATGGTTCATGCAGTTCATTACCGGAGCCAACGAATCTCGCGTCTCGCAGGAAGCTGCCTTGAAGGCGCTGCTCTCGGTCCCGATATACGAGTTGCGTTATAGCACCCTCGACTGGGCCGTACAGCGGCTCGATAAATTGGCGACATCAGGAAGGTAA
- a CDS encoding sensor histidine kinase, whose amino-acid sequence MRTTLLLSLVSVSFGLAALSLLAVHTIIEKQIRNEISSDLEHSIVTFQNIQVQRRQMLSREAALLADLPVLKSLMTTEDGPTIRDGAKDFYRLSGGDFFALADANGGLVALFQQGVPWDGTKTVQGITEADFTSTESHYVLRDGKLYEVSAQPIYFGSALSGTRLGYVAVGYAVNNQVVREVSESAAAEVIFFADGEIVATTLAAKRQQASIDQKETLLNHPFNSADLWLDREHYIQASVKLSGAGDPLIQLVVLKSYDKASRYLTQLNHLLVALVAFVLLISGALAIYISRTITLPLETLVLGARALGAGNFDYPFQNKGAKEIQELSTAFDRMRTRLQKTQQELLASEQLATIGRMASSISHDLRHYLSAVYANAEFLGYDAASPAERAELLAEVRLGVEGMTELIDSLLLFSRTGQALQPTYESLPFLVERALQLVRAHPDAKDVTFAIDAMPQIEVWMDALKVERAIYNLLLNGSQAAKVNGHAASVHLSLWETEEWIRLYITDNGPGVPDSIRITLFQPFVSEGKQGGAGLGLTLASKIAQEHGGNVALEESQPGRTVFSLSLCKATLKNLAEIAQQHHEPIAMPH is encoded by the coding sequence ATGCGAACGACGCTTTTGCTGAGCCTCGTGTCTGTCTCCTTCGGGCTGGCTGCGCTGAGCCTTCTGGCTGTCCACACCATCATCGAGAAGCAGATTCGTAACGAAATCTCCTCGGATCTTGAACACTCGATCGTTACGTTTCAAAATATTCAGGTCCAGCGCAGGCAGATGCTTTCGCGTGAGGCGGCCTTGCTGGCCGATCTTCCGGTCCTGAAGTCATTGATGACGACTGAGGATGGCCCAACGATTCGTGACGGGGCGAAGGATTTTTATCGCCTGAGCGGCGGCGACTTCTTCGCCCTGGCCGATGCGAATGGCGGTCTTGTTGCACTCTTTCAACAAGGCGTGCCGTGGGACGGCACGAAAACCGTGCAAGGTATCACCGAAGCTGACTTTACCTCTACTGAGTCCCATTACGTTTTACGCGATGGAAAACTGTACGAGGTTTCCGCTCAGCCAATTTACTTCGGCTCCGCGCTTTCAGGGACAAGGCTCGGCTATGTGGCAGTGGGATACGCCGTCAACAATCAGGTAGTGAGAGAGGTAAGCGAATCTGCAGCGGCCGAGGTAATTTTTTTTGCGGATGGCGAGATTGTGGCTACAACATTGGCAGCAAAACGCCAGCAAGCGAGCATCGACCAGAAAGAAACGCTGCTCAATCATCCGTTCAACAGCGCGGACCTCTGGCTGGATCGTGAGCACTATATCCAAGCGTCTGTGAAACTGTCAGGCGCAGGAGATCCGCTCATCCAGCTTGTCGTTCTGAAGTCGTATGACAAGGCAAGCCGCTATCTGACGCAATTGAATCACCTGCTTGTTGCCCTGGTTGCCTTCGTTCTTCTGATAAGTGGAGCACTTGCGATTTACATTTCGCGGACGATTACGCTTCCGCTTGAAACTCTTGTGCTCGGGGCGCGCGCACTCGGTGCAGGAAATTTTGACTATCCATTCCAGAACAAGGGCGCCAAAGAGATCCAGGAACTCAGCACGGCGTTTGATCGGATGCGGACACGTCTACAAAAAACGCAGCAGGAGTTGCTTGCTTCGGAGCAACTGGCGACGATCGGGCGCATGGCCAGCTCGATTTCTCATGACCTGAGACATTATTTGTCTGCTGTCTACGCGAATGCCGAGTTTCTTGGCTATGATGCCGCCAGCCCGGCGGAGCGCGCGGAACTGCTGGCTGAGGTCCGCCTCGGCGTAGAGGGAATGACTGAGTTGATTGACTCCCTGCTGCTGTTCAGTAGAACCGGGCAGGCTCTTCAACCCACCTACGAATCTCTGCCTTTTCTTGTAGAACGCGCTTTACAGTTGGTGCGAGCCCATCCGGATGCGAAGGACGTGACTTTTGCTATTGACGCCATGCCTCAAATTGAAGTGTGGATGGACGCATTGAAAGTTGAACGGGCAATCTACAACCTTTTGCTAAACGGCAGCCAAGCGGCGAAAGTGAATGGACATGCCGCCTCGGTCCATCTCTCTCTTTGGGAAACTGAAGAGTGGATCAGGCTATACATTACTGATAATGGACCCGGCGTACCTGACTCAATTCGCATAACACTCTTTCAACCCTTTGTAAGCGAAGGAAAGCAAGGTGGCGCGGGACTTGGGTTGACGCTGGCCAGCAAAATCGCCCAGGAGCACGGCGGAAATGTAGCTCTTGAAGAGTCCCAGCCTGGACGAACTGTGTTTTCGCTCTCACTCTGCAAAGCCACTTTAAAGAATCTCGCAGAAATAGCGCAGCAGCATCACGAGCCCATTGCAATGCCCCACTAA